Proteins encoded within one genomic window of Thiothrix litoralis:
- a CDS encoding RNA-guided endonuclease InsQ/TnpB family protein codes for MKTKRAYKFRFYPDQQQEKLLAQTFGCVRYVYNSILRYRTDAYYQSQAKVGYTGANARLTAIKKLPVSLFLNDVSSVPLQQCLRNQQTAFKNFFEGRAKYPVFKSKKHRQSAEFTYRAFTFKNGELKLAKCDKPLAIKWSRQLPADPTTVTVSKDQAGRYFVSCLCEFEPTLLPVTDKKVGIDVGIKDLFVTSDGFKSGNPRHTAQHAVKLAKYQRRLAKKKLGSKNRLKAKRKVARVHAKISDCRSDNLHKLSRRLVNENQVICAENLAVKNMIKNPKLAKHIADASWGEFTRQLEYKSGWSGRTYVEIGRFFPSSKRCSCCGFVKANMPLDVRSWECPECGTTHDRDVNAAVNILAAGLAVLAFGENVSGDGISVSLSCSR; via the coding sequence ATGAAAACGAAACGCGCCTATAAATTCCGATTCTACCCTGACCAGCAGCAAGAAAAGCTGCTGGCTCAGACGTTCGGATGTGTGCGTTACGTGTACAACAGCATCTTGCGTTACCGCACTGATGCGTATTACCAGTCTCAGGCAAAAGTCGGTTATACGGGCGCAAACGCCAGATTGACCGCCATCAAGAAGCTCCCTGTGTCCCTGTTCCTGAATGATGTTTCCAGTGTTCCGCTGCAACAATGCTTGCGGAACCAGCAAACCGCATTCAAGAACTTCTTTGAAGGCCGGGCAAAATACCCTGTCTTCAAATCCAAAAAACACCGCCAGTCGGCAGAGTTTACTTACCGAGCTTTCACCTTTAAAAACGGTGAACTGAAACTGGCTAAGTGTGACAAGCCGTTGGCTATCAAGTGGAGCCGTCAGCTTCCTGCTGACCCGACCACCGTTACTGTTTCCAAAGATCAGGCCGGACGCTACTTCGTGTCTTGCCTGTGTGAATTTGAACCCACGTTGTTGCCTGTCACCGATAAAAAGGTGGGCATTGACGTGGGCATCAAGGATTTGTTCGTCACTAGCGACGGCTTCAAGTCCGGCAATCCCCGTCATACCGCCCAACACGCGGTTAAACTGGCGAAGTATCAACGCCGTCTTGCCAAGAAAAAACTCGGTAGCAAGAACAGGTTGAAAGCTAAACGCAAGGTTGCCCGTGTTCACGCGAAAATCTCCGATTGCCGTTCGGACAACTTGCACAAGTTGTCCCGCAGATTAGTTAACGAGAACCAAGTGATCTGTGCTGAAAATCTTGCTGTGAAGAACATGATAAAGAACCCGAAACTAGCCAAACACATTGCTGATGCAAGCTGGGGCGAATTTACCCGACAGCTTGAATACAAGTCTGGTTGGTCTGGCAGGACATACGTTGAGATCGGGCGGTTTTTCCCGTCCAGCAAACGTTGTTCCTGTTGCGGGTTCGTGAAAGCAAACATGCCGCTGGACGTGCGGTCTTGGGAATGCCCGGAATGTGGCACAACCCATGACCGTGACGTGAATGCAGCGGTAAACATTTTAGCCGCCGGACTGGCGGTGCTAGCCTTTGGAGAGAATGTTAGTGGTGATGGCATTTCGGTGTCGTTGTCCTGTTCTCGATGA
- a CDS encoding DUF3368 domain-containing protein yields MKSLIVADTGPLVILAKIDRLHLLVQRYQTIRIPETVLLEATTLAHRQDSQRIADFVAQHVQVVGDIAQDDTDYLDFGLDDGETQAILLARQSRCPVLMDEKRGRAVAKREHISVLGTVGLLLVAKQEGLVDAISPLLEQMLAHDYRLAAGLVERARFMAGES; encoded by the coding sequence GTGAAGTCGCTGATCGTTGCGGATACTGGGCCGTTGGTTATTCTGGCGAAAATCGACCGTTTGCATTTGCTGGTGCAGCGTTACCAGACCATCAGGATTCCTGAAACGGTATTGTTGGAAGCGACGACGTTGGCGCATCGGCAAGATAGCCAGAGGATTGCAGATTTTGTGGCGCAGCATGTACAGGTGGTTGGTGATATTGCGCAGGATGATACTGATTACCTCGATTTTGGTCTGGATGACGGTGAAACCCAAGCCATTTTGCTGGCTAGGCAGTCCCGATGTCCTGTTTTGATGGATGAAAAGCGTGGGCGAGCGGTTGCCAAACGCGAGCATATCAGTGTGTTGGGAACTGTCGGCTTGTTGTTGGTTGCCAAACAGGAAGGTTTGGTAGACGCCATCAGCCCGTTACTGGAGCAAATGCTGGCGCATGATTACCGATTGGCGGCGGGGCTGGTTGAGCGTGCCAGATTCATGGCTGGAGAAAGTTGA
- a CDS encoding PDDEXK nuclease domain-containing protein, producing MLRDDFDEVKYKSLRSLEALDHHWSVRALERQIGKFYYIGLILCSQKSEAVVKYSVLTDSAQLFAAKYLLYLPTEEELKRELEQERIKVQAQLQHNAHEEQP from the coding sequence ATGTTAAGGGACGATTTTGATGAGGTTAAATATAAATCGCTGCGTTCCTTGGAAGCCCTTGATCATCATTGGAGTGTGCGGGCTTTGGAGCGGCAAATCGGCAAATTCTATTACATTGGCTTGATTTTGTGCAGTCAGAAAAGTGAGGCGGTGGTGAAGTATTCGGTGCTGACGGATAGTGCGCAACTGTTTGCCGCCAAATACTTGCTATACCTGCCGACCGAAGAAGAACTCAAGCGCGAATTGGAACAGGAGCGCATCAAGGTACAGGCGCAACTCCAGCACAATGCCCATGAGGAACAACCATGA
- a CDS encoding type I restriction endonuclease subunit R has protein sequence MASQTNEQAFEAAIEKHLCGISSEEWKKLGETAGLYNVGFGSAKLTGSGYQIGNPSRFNKQYALDEQFFWQFLQTTQAEELARLQKHSPSDWQRKIQERFDRLIKKHGILHMLKKGLSVDDAHFHLMYPAPLASSSAKVKQQFAANLFSCTRQVRYSSANPLQEIDMVLFLNGIPLITLELKNAWTGQTARYHGQKQYREDRDITQPLLTFGRCLVHMAVDTDEVYMTTKLAGKSTFFLPFNKGHAEGQGNPPNPHGHKTAYLWEEVFAPESLVNIIQHFVRLDGSSKNPLDKRTLYFPRYHQLDVVRKLINHAATHGAGQTYLIQHSAGSGKSNSITWAAYQLIEVYAAGSTQPLFDSVIVVTDRRLLDKQLRDNIKEFSEVKNIIAHAHKSSELKAALEGGKKIIITTIQKFPFIIDGIADLSDKRFAVIIDEAHSSQSGSAHDNMNRAMGSVAERSRSQDEDSEDAQEKILQAMRSRKMRGNASYLAFTATPKNTTLEKFGQKQSDGSFQPFHLYSMKQAIEEGFILDVLANYTTYKSYYEIQKSIADNPHFDTKKAQKKLRAYVERSQHTINTKAEIMLEHFIPQVVTAKKLKGKAKGMVVTQNIETAIRYYQAITRLLVEQGNPFKALIAFSGSKTVDGIEYTEADVNGFAEADTKDKFDTDEYRLLVVANKYLTGFDQPKLCAMYVDKKLASVLCVQTLSRLNRSSPKWGKKTEDLFVLDFFNTAEDIKTAFDPFYTSTSLSEATNINVLNDLKDELDAVSVYEWDEVENFVTRYFNNEDAQTLSTVIDVAAERFNRELELDNNAKVDFKIKAKQFVKIYGQMASIMPYERVMWEKLFWFLKFLIPKLKVADPDAELLDELLNSVDLSTYGLQRVKLNHAIALDAVASALDPPNPNPRGAYDTGGDTDTLDDIIRTFNERWFQGWSATPEEQRVRLCSMAESIKSHPDFHDKYQNEHDPHNQHLAFEKLFKEVMLQRRKDDLAFYKLFAGDAAFKTSLMQSMQRMVAHVP, from the coding sequence ATGGCAAGTCAAACCAACGAACAGGCATTTGAAGCCGCGATCGAAAAACACCTGTGCGGTATTTCTTCGGAAGAATGGAAGAAGCTGGGTGAAACTGCTGGTCTGTATAATGTTGGCTTCGGCTCCGCTAAGCTAACGGGAAGTGGCTACCAAATCGGCAACCCCAGCCGTTTCAATAAACAGTATGCCCTCGATGAGCAGTTTTTCTGGCAGTTTTTGCAAACCACGCAAGCCGAGGAATTGGCAAGGCTGCAAAAGCACAGCCCAAGTGATTGGCAGCGCAAAATTCAGGAACGCTTCGACCGTTTGATCAAAAAACACGGCATCCTGCACATGCTGAAAAAGGGTTTGAGTGTCGATGATGCCCACTTTCACCTGATGTACCCCGCGCCCTTGGCAAGCAGCAGCGCCAAGGTAAAGCAACAGTTTGCCGCCAATCTGTTCAGTTGCACTCGCCAGGTACGCTATTCCAGCGCCAACCCGCTGCAAGAAATCGACATGGTGTTGTTCCTCAACGGCATTCCCTTGATCACGCTGGAGCTGAAAAATGCCTGGACAGGGCAAACCGCCCGCTACCACGGGCAAAAGCAATACCGCGAAGACCGTGACATCACACAGCCTTTGCTGACTTTTGGGCGTTGTTTGGTACACATGGCGGTGGATACCGATGAGGTCTACATGACCACCAAACTGGCGGGAAAAAGCACCTTCTTCCTGCCTTTCAACAAAGGCCACGCCGAAGGGCAGGGCAATCCGCCCAACCCGCACGGGCATAAAACCGCCTATCTGTGGGAAGAGGTGTTCGCGCCGGAAAGCCTCGTCAATATTATCCAGCACTTTGTGCGGCTGGATGGCAGTAGCAAAAACCCGTTAGACAAGCGCACTTTGTATTTCCCGCGTTATCACCAGCTCGATGTGGTGCGTAAGCTGATCAACCATGCCGCCACGCATGGGGCAGGGCAAACCTACCTGATTCAACATTCCGCCGGTTCGGGCAAATCCAACTCGATTACGTGGGCAGCGTATCAACTGATTGAAGTGTATGCCGCTGGCAGCACCCAACCCCTATTCGATTCCGTGATTGTGGTGACAGACCGCCGCCTGCTGGACAAGCAATTGCGCGATAACATCAAAGAATTTTCCGAGGTGAAAAACATCATTGCCCACGCCCACAAGTCATCAGAGCTGAAGGCGGCGTTGGAAGGCGGCAAGAAGATCATTATCACCACTATCCAGAAATTTCCATTCATTATTGATGGGATTGCCGACCTCAGTGACAAGCGTTTCGCGGTGATTATCGACGAAGCTCACAGTTCCCAATCCGGTTCAGCGCATGACAATATGAACCGCGCAATGGGATCGGTGGCGGAGCGAAGTCGAAGCCAAGACGAAGACAGCGAAGATGCCCAGGAAAAAATCCTGCAAGCGATGCGTTCGCGTAAGATGCGTGGCAATGCCTCCTACTTAGCGTTTACCGCCACCCCGAAAAACACCACCCTGGAAAAGTTTGGGCAAAAACAATCCGACGGATCTTTCCAGCCCTTCCACTTGTATTCGATGAAACAGGCGATTGAGGAAGGCTTCATTCTGGATGTACTCGCCAATTACACCACCTACAAAAGTTATTACGAAATCCAGAAATCCATCGCCGACAATCCACACTTTGACACCAAAAAGGCGCAGAAAAAGCTGCGTGCTTACGTCGAGCGTTCGCAGCACACCATCAACACCAAAGCTGAGATCATGCTGGAGCATTTCATCCCGCAGGTCGTGACGGCCAAAAAGCTCAAGGGCAAAGCCAAGGGGATGGTGGTCACGCAGAATATTGAAACCGCCATCCGTTACTATCAAGCCATTACCCGCTTACTGGTAGAACAAGGCAACCCGTTCAAAGCCCTCATCGCCTTTTCGGGCAGTAAAACCGTGGATGGTATTGAGTACACCGAAGCTGACGTGAATGGTTTTGCCGAAGCCGATACCAAGGACAAATTCGATACCGATGAATACCGCTTGTTGGTCGTGGCGAACAAATACCTGACGGGTTTCGACCAGCCCAAGCTGTGCGCCATGTATGTGGATAAGAAACTCGCCAGCGTGTTGTGTGTACAAACCCTGTCGCGCCTCAACCGTTCCTCGCCCAAGTGGGGCAAGAAAACCGAAGACCTGTTCGTGCTGGATTTCTTCAATACGGCCGAAGACATCAAGACGGCCTTTGACCCGTTCTATACGTCGACCTCCTTGTCGGAAGCCACGAATATCAATGTGCTGAACGATCTGAAAGATGAGCTGGATGCGGTAAGCGTTTACGAATGGGATGAGGTGGAGAACTTTGTGACGCGCTATTTCAACAATGAAGACGCGCAAACCTTAAGTACTGTGATTGATGTAGCGGCTGAGCGTTTTAACCGCGAGTTGGAACTCGACAACAATGCCAAAGTGGATTTCAAGATCAAAGCCAAGCAGTTCGTGAAAATTTACGGACAAATGGCTTCCATCATGCCGTATGAAAGGGTGATGTGGGAAAAGCTGTTCTGGTTTTTGAAGTTCTTGATTCCGAAGTTAAAAGTCGCTGACCCTGATGCCGAATTGCTGGATGAATTGCTGAACTCGGTGGATTTGAGCACTTACGGTTTGCAACGGGTGAAGTTGAACCATGCCATTGCCCTGGATGCTGTGGCCTCGGCATTAGATCCACCAAACCCCAATCCACGCGGAGCGTATGATACAGGGGGCGATACTGATACCTTGGATGACATTATTCGCACCTTCAACGAACGTTGGTTTCAGGGTTGGAGTGCTACGCCGGAAGAACAGCGGGTGCGTTTATGCAGTATGGCGGAGTCCATCAAGTCACACCCCGATTTTCACGACAAGTACCAAAATGAACACGACCCGCATAACCAGCATCTGGCGTTTGAGAAACTCTTCAAAGAAGTCATGTTGCAGCGGCGCAAGGATGATCTAGCGTTTTACAAACTATTCGCGGGTGATGCCGCGTTCAAAACGTCGTTGATGCAGAGTATGCAAAGGATGGTTGCTCATGTCCCCTAA
- a CDS encoding DUF3037 domain-containing protein yields the protein MKQACKYNIIRFQPYPETQEFANIGIVLYAPKSRTFTFRLLTANRHGRVTQFFDTLDKAIFQNAVMLVRDELKRIQRMMATMEKPEALYDELVRPREDIVAYSGHYVRFTEDPETTADELFEHYVHHSFAHQQGHEDRMKASIAKLLISHQLAARFKDRTLGNALYEVRLPFVTERNNPTIIKPIHFCHPQSKQLLNHGLQWKATMQQLFRMKVATPEQTLFTYKAPERDTGILRDAFEETRIQIEELGIRMLDIEEQERITAFAREAVA from the coding sequence ATGAAACAAGCGTGTAAATACAACATCATCCGTTTTCAGCCCTACCCTGAAACACAAGAATTTGCCAATATTGGTATCGTCTTGTACGCGCCTAAATCCCGTACTTTTACCTTCCGGCTGTTGACAGCCAACCGTCACGGGCGTGTTACACAATTTTTCGACACGTTGGACAAAGCAATCTTTCAGAATGCCGTAATGCTGGTGCGCGATGAGCTGAAACGTATCCAACGCATGATGGCAACGATGGAAAAGCCTGAAGCGTTGTATGACGAGTTGGTACGCCCGCGTGAAGATATTGTTGCCTACAGTGGGCACTATGTGCGCTTTACTGAAGATCCTGAAACCACGGCAGATGAACTGTTTGAGCATTACGTTCATCACAGTTTTGCCCATCAGCAAGGGCATGAAGATCGGATGAAGGCAAGCATTGCCAAGTTACTCATCTCTCATCAGTTGGCGGCACGCTTCAAAGATCGCACGCTAGGTAATGCGTTGTATGAAGTGCGCTTGCCTTTTGTGACGGAGAGAAACAACCCGACCATCATCAAGCCAATTCATTTCTGCCACCCGCAATCTAAACAACTGCTCAATCACGGCTTACAGTGGAAAGCCACCATGCAGCAATTGTTTCGGATGAAAGTGGCTACGCCTGAACAAACGCTGTTTACTTATAAAGCTCCAGAGCGTGATACAGGTATTTTGCGCGATGCTTTTGAAGAAACCCGCATCCAGATAGAAGAACTCGGTATTCGGATGCTGGACATTGAGGAACAGGAACGTATCACTGCGTTTGCGCGTGAAGCTGTCGCTTGA
- a CDS encoding restriction endonuclease subunit S, whose protein sequence is MTLQTLPKYETYKNSSIEWLGKIPSHWTVNRIKADIELLTGYPFNSRKYLTEGVKLTRGINVKEGRLDWKDTAYWSEVTSELKKYVLCDGDILIGMDGSKVGKNFCQINVDDLPLLLLQRVARLRAKGNLVPRFLFWNIASVRFLDWVNTAKTDPMIPHIAPSDINGYVVSYPPITEQTAIAHFLNQKTAQIDAAIAIKEQQIALLKERKQILIQQAVTQGLDPTVPMKNSGVEWIGEIPAHWECLKLKLACKFIYDGTHGSYPRVEEGYRLLSVRNIINDAFFFREDDSRVSFKHFKEISSKFLIQEDDIQLAIVGATLGKVAIIKKIEEEFVTQRSLSTIRVNSRCNNEFLAYFMRSPAFQAYLWNNAGFSAQPGVYLNTVQNCYMPLPSIDEQKEIINFIRSSFLKIDDALSLQQQQIEKLREYKTTLINSAVTGKIRVTSEMVAMAGSP, encoded by the coding sequence ATGACTCTGCAAACCCTCCCCAAATACGAAACCTACAAAAACTCCAGCATCGAATGGCTCGGCAAAATCCCATCTCATTGGACTGTGAATAGAATCAAAGCCGATATAGAATTATTGACTGGCTATCCTTTTAATAGCCGAAAATATTTAACTGAAGGAGTAAAGTTGACTCGTGGCATCAATGTAAAAGAAGGTCGCCTTGATTGGAAAGATACGGCTTATTGGTCAGAGGTTACGTCAGAGCTTAAAAAATATGTGTTGTGTGATGGTGATATTTTAATAGGAATGGATGGTTCAAAAGTCGGTAAGAATTTTTGTCAGATTAATGTAGATGATCTTCCTCTTTTATTGCTTCAACGGGTTGCGAGATTAAGAGCTAAAGGAAATCTTGTGCCAAGATTTTTATTTTGGAATATTGCATCTGTTCGTTTTTTAGATTGGGTTAATACTGCCAAGACAGACCCAATGATACCCCATATTGCTCCATCGGATATTAATGGTTACGTGGTTTCATATCCGCCAATTACAGAACAAACCGCTATCGCCCATTTCCTCAACCAAAAAACCGCGCAAATCGACGCAGCCATTGCCATTAAAGAGCAGCAAATCGCCTTATTGAAAGAGCGCAAGCAAATCCTTATCCAACAAGCTGTTACCCAAGGCTTAGACCCGACTGTGCCGATGAAAAACTCAGGGGTGGAGTGGATTGGGGAGATTCCGGCGCATTGGGAGTGCCTAAAACTAAAGTTGGCATGTAAGTTTATATACGATGGTACTCATGGATCTTATCCCAGAGTGGAAGAAGGTTATAGGTTACTAAGTGTGAGAAATATTATTAATGATGCATTCTTTTTTCGAGAAGATGATAGTCGGGTGTCTTTTAAGCATTTTAAAGAAATAAGTTCTAAATTTTTGATTCAAGAGGATGATATTCAACTTGCGATCGTGGGTGCAACTTTAGGTAAAGTGGCTATTATAAAAAAGATAGAAGAAGAGTTTGTTACGCAACGAAGCCTATCTACTATCCGTGTTAATTCTCGGTGTAATAATGAGTTTCTTGCTTACTTTATGAGAAGTCCTGCTTTCCAAGCTTATTTATGGAATAATGCAGGTTTTTCGGCGCAACCTGGCGTATATTTAAATACAGTGCAAAATTGTTATATGCCATTGCCAAGTATAGATGAACAAAAAGAAATAATTAATTTTATTAGAAGTTCTTTTCTAAAAATTGATGATGCCTTGTCATTACAACAGCAGCAGATCGAGAAGTTGCGGGAGTATAAAACCACGCTGATTAACAGCGCGGTGACGGGTAAGATTAGGGTCACGTCGGAAATGGTGGCAATGGCGGGGAGTCCGTGA
- a CDS encoding type II toxin-antitoxin system prevent-host-death family antitoxin: MQTFSIRDLRERSGELTREAEIGHVSLITKRGQPIMVALPFTDTLLDRGVRVALAEHLFKEGVLSLGKAAKMAGMAYVLFSEHLSRIGIPVVDYSPDELEAELEAAAL, translated from the coding sequence ATGCAAACTTTCTCTATCCGTGATTTGCGTGAGCGCAGTGGTGAATTGACCCGTGAGGCAGAGATCGGGCATGTGTCACTGATTACCAAACGGGGACAGCCAATTATGGTTGCCTTGCCATTTACTGACACTTTGCTGGATCGGGGGGTTAGGGTTGCCTTGGCCGAACATTTGTTCAAGGAAGGCGTTTTATCATTAGGCAAAGCTGCCAAGATGGCGGGTATGGCGTATGTGTTGTTCTCAGAACATTTGAGCCGTATCGGTATACCCGTGGTGGATTACTCGCCCGATGAACTGGAGGCAGAGCTTGAGGCGGCTGCGTTGTGA
- a CDS encoding PDDEXK nuclease domain-containing protein: MSKAIKDTQYINWVRELKQQFYQAQLKAVIKVNQELLQFYWHLGSEILAKQQQTQWGDGFLTQLSKDLMAEFPAVKGFSKRNLELIRQWRSYWAETTEGDNAIAQQLVSQLCQLPWGHNLAIISKSQSCPEALYYVQNTLVHGWSRAVLVHQIESGLWQREGKATTNFAQTLPATQSDLAQQSIKDPYVFDFLTLSKDYNERELEQSLVKHITQFLLELGSGFAYMGQQVPITVGERDFYLDLLFYHTRLHCHLVIELKITDFEPEHAGKLNFYIKAVDEQLRRPGDEPTIGLLLCKNKDRMVVEYALSDINKPIGVSEYQLTKSLPNDLKPSLPSVEEIEAEFWQETDDNSSILREIPRPLGRGGIARRR, encoded by the coding sequence ATGAGCAAAGCGATCAAAGATACCCAGTACATCAACTGGGTTCGAGAGCTAAAACAGCAGTTTTATCAAGCCCAGCTAAAAGCCGTGATCAAGGTCAATCAAGAACTGCTGCAATTTTACTGGCATCTAGGGAGTGAAATTCTAGCCAAACAGCAACAAACTCAATGGGGTGATGGTTTTCTAACCCAATTGAGCAAAGACTTGATGGCGGAATTTCCAGCGGTGAAGGGCTTCTCCAAGCGTAATCTGGAGTTGATCCGTCAGTGGAGAAGTTATTGGGCTGAAACCACAGAGGGTGATAACGCAATTGCGCAACAGCTTGTTTCGCAATTATGCCAGCTACCTTGGGGGCATAATCTCGCCATCATTAGCAAAAGTCAAAGTTGCCCCGAAGCCTTGTATTACGTACAAAACACCTTGGTTCATGGTTGGAGTCGTGCCGTTCTCGTCCACCAAATCGAGTCCGGTTTATGGCAACGTGAAGGCAAAGCCACCACCAACTTTGCACAAACCTTGCCTGCTACCCAGTCCGATCTAGCCCAACAATCCATCAAAGACCCGTATGTATTTGATTTCCTAACCTTGAGCAAGGATTACAACGAACGCGAACTTGAGCAAAGTTTGGTGAAGCATATCACCCAATTTTTGCTTGAATTGGGTTCAGGCTTCGCTTACATGGGGCAGCAAGTACCCATCACGGTAGGCGAGCGCGATTTCTATCTGGACTTGCTGTTTTACCACACACGCCTGCATTGCCATCTTGTCATCGAACTGAAAATCACCGATTTTGAACCGGAACACGCAGGAAAGTTGAATTTTTACATCAAAGCCGTCGATGAGCAGTTGCGTCGCCCCGGCGATGAGCCAACCATTGGTTTACTGCTGTGCAAAAACAAAGATCGGATGGTAGTGGAATACGCACTCAGCGACATCAACAAACCGATTGGTGTATCCGAATATCAATTAACCAAGTCGCTACCCAACGATTTAAAGCCCAGCTTACCTAGTGTGGAAGAGATCGAGGCAGAGTTCTGGCAAGAGACTGACGACAATTCATCTATCTTGCGCGAGATACCCCGTCCTTTAGGTCGGGGAGGGATAGCGCGTCGGCGTTAG
- a CDS encoding CidA/LrgA family protein, with the protein MSPNFLNGITILLVYQLVGEVSARLLNLPVPGPVIGMVLLFLTLLLRNGLEQVVEPAASALLSHLSLLFVPAGVGVMVHFGRIGHQWLPISAALLFGTLITLAATALVMQGVQRLMGKRGSDDA; encoded by the coding sequence ATGTCCCCTAACTTTTTAAATGGCATCACCATTCTGCTGGTGTACCAACTGGTGGGCGAAGTGAGCGCCCGTTTATTGAACCTGCCCGTGCCCGGCCCGGTGATTGGCATGGTATTGCTGTTCCTGACGCTATTGTTGCGCAATGGGTTGGAGCAGGTGGTGGAACCGGCCGCCAGTGCCTTGCTGAGTCATTTGTCCTTGCTGTTTGTGCCTGCGGGCGTGGGGGTAATGGTGCATTTCGGGCGGATTGGGCATCAATGGCTGCCGATCAGTGCGGCGCTGCTGTTCGGTACGCTGATTACCTTGGCGGCTACGGCCTTGGTGATGCAAGGGGTGCAACGCCTCATGGGTAAGAGGGGTTCCGATGACGCCTGA